One segment of Humidesulfovibrio mexicanus DNA contains the following:
- a CDS encoding cysteine hydrolase family protein, giving the protein MPASGAIALAIIDMQHDFVAPGGAACVAGAAATVPVLRRLLERARARGWRVIHVTRSHRADGADAERFRREAFLQGRGICVAGTPGAGIVPELAPLPGETVLRKTRFSAFLFTEFDALLRRMGVDTLVMGGTQYPNCVRATAVDAMARDYRVVVVTDACSAQTPEVAAANIFDLSHMGVDCVALDRLDGLLGPKRPPFAPSSA; this is encoded by the coding sequence ATGCCCGCGTCCGGCGCCATCGCCCTCGCCATCATCGACATGCAGCACGATTTCGTCGCCCCCGGAGGCGCGGCCTGCGTGGCCGGAGCCGCGGCCACGGTGCCGGTGCTGCGCCGCCTGCTTGAGCGCGCCCGCGCGCGGGGCTGGCGCGTCATCCATGTGACGCGCTCCCACAGGGCCGACGGCGCGGACGCCGAACGCTTCCGGCGCGAGGCCTTTTTGCAGGGCCGGGGCATCTGCGTGGCGGGAACGCCCGGCGCGGGCATCGTGCCCGAACTGGCCCCCCTGCCGGGGGAGACCGTGCTGCGCAAGACCCGCTTCAGCGCCTTCTTGTTCACGGAGTTCGACGCGCTGTTGCGCCGCATGGGCGTGGACACCCTGGTCATGGGCGGCACCCAGTACCCCAACTGCGTGCGCGCCACCGCCGTGGACGCCATGGCCAGGGACTATCGCGTGGTGGTCGTCACGGACGCCTGCTCGGCCCAGACCCCGGAAGTGGCCGCGGCCAACATCTTTGATCTCTCGCACATGGGCGTGGACTGCGTTGCCCTGGACAGACTGGACGGCCTGCTCGGCCCAAAGCGTCCGCCCTTTGCGCCGTCTTCGGCTTGA
- a CDS encoding TIGR03960 family B12-binding radical SAM protein produces MKELLPLLPRPSRYLGNEWGAVRKDPAALAGRIALAFPDLYEVGMSYLGQKILAQAINQRPELFAERVFCPCAEAGEILRAQGVPLATLETDTPLRELDAVGFSLTHELCYTNVLFMLDLAQIPLRAAQRLDPGPHGPWPLVMAGGGAAFNAEPIAEFLDLMVLGDGEEVMPELLARIAAARRAGTPRLELLRELADLPGVYVPAFFAWDAPGQPVRPLLPGHERVEKAIVADLSGAPFPLSPAVPFGQAVHDRYTIELARGCTRGCRFCHAGMTYRPVRERTPEELGDMISKAIAATGFEEVSLLSLSTGDYSALEGLFDTVFDRCAAEQVSICLPSLRVGSLSEHIMERIASIRRTGATIAPEAGSQRLRDVINKGVSEEGLLRHVRTLFDHGWQQVKLYFMIGLPTETDEDLDAIADLCVKVRDVAGRHVKRLQVTAAVSPFVPKTHTPFQWEGQIGMEEIRRRIYYLKDALKPHKRITLKYHQPEMSFLEGVLSRGDRRLGPVIETAYRKGALFSSWKDHLRLEHYLEALAEHGLTPEEFQGPRDVGAPLPWDHLSCGVSRDFLLLERRRALEGKITPDCRYGACRNCGVCTLDGRVSELSVQARDADIRPRVVFARRDQETPELEPRDRQEPQNPGQISPEAALVQAAQAARGHQPGQGGGHARPQPPDLGLSERKAQYRIWYEKRAEAAYLSQLELQSILERALRRTRFPLSFSAGFHPMPRISFGRALPVGVESVSEWFTLCLREALPAERVLSALAAQMPHGLAPFRIENLPPHQKTVQAVGESFLVRYSGSEAEVAAWRARWAEFLARDVVMFDRKSKNGPKATNLRALVAAAEPRPDGSVALALDWSTDYMSPQALVLAVNAPISPLAVRLLKVGQQFG; encoded by the coding sequence GTGAAGGAACTCTTGCCCCTGCTGCCCCGTCCCAGCCGCTACCTCGGCAACGAGTGGGGCGCGGTCCGCAAGGACCCCGCCGCTCTTGCCGGGCGCATTGCGCTGGCCTTTCCGGACCTTTACGAGGTGGGCATGAGCTACCTGGGGCAGAAGATTTTGGCCCAGGCCATAAACCAGCGGCCGGAGCTTTTTGCCGAGCGCGTGTTTTGCCCCTGCGCCGAGGCCGGGGAGATTCTGCGCGCCCAAGGCGTGCCCCTGGCCACCCTTGAGACCGACACCCCCCTGCGCGAACTGGACGCCGTGGGCTTCAGCCTCACTCACGAGCTGTGCTACACCAATGTGTTGTTCATGCTGGACCTCGCCCAGATTCCCCTGCGCGCGGCCCAGCGCCTGGACCCCGGTCCGCATGGCCCGTGGCCGCTGGTCATGGCCGGGGGCGGCGCGGCCTTCAACGCCGAACCCATAGCCGAATTCCTGGATCTCATGGTCCTGGGCGATGGCGAGGAGGTGATGCCGGAGCTGCTTGCGCGCATCGCCGCCGCGCGCCGGGCCGGAACCCCGCGCCTGGAGCTTTTGCGCGAGCTTGCCGACCTTCCGGGCGTGTATGTGCCCGCGTTTTTCGCCTGGGACGCCCCTGGCCAGCCTGTGCGGCCGCTGTTGCCTGGGCATGAGCGCGTGGAGAAGGCCATCGTGGCCGATCTCTCCGGCGCGCCGTTCCCCCTCTCCCCGGCGGTGCCCTTTGGCCAGGCCGTGCACGACCGCTACACCATCGAGCTTGCGCGCGGCTGCACGCGCGGCTGCCGCTTCTGCCACGCGGGCATGACCTACCGCCCCGTGCGCGAGCGCACGCCCGAGGAACTGGGCGACATGATCTCCAAGGCCATCGCGGCCACGGGGTTCGAGGAAGTCTCGCTCCTGTCCCTTTCCACCGGCGACTATTCGGCCCTGGAGGGGCTGTTCGACACCGTGTTCGACCGCTGCGCCGCGGAGCAGGTGTCCATCTGTCTGCCGTCCCTGCGCGTGGGCTCCCTGTCCGAGCACATCATGGAGCGCATCGCCAGCATACGCCGCACCGGGGCCACCATCGCGCCGGAGGCGGGCAGCCAGCGCCTGCGCGATGTCATCAACAAGGGCGTGAGCGAGGAAGGCCTGCTGCGGCACGTGCGCACGCTCTTCGACCACGGTTGGCAGCAGGTGAAGCTCTATTTCATGATCGGCCTGCCCACGGAGACAGACGAGGACCTGGACGCCATCGCGGATCTGTGCGTCAAGGTGCGCGACGTGGCCGGGCGGCACGTGAAGCGCTTGCAGGTCACGGCCGCGGTGTCCCCCTTCGTGCCCAAGACCCACACCCCGTTCCAGTGGGAGGGGCAGATCGGCATGGAGGAGATCCGCCGCCGCATCTATTATTTGAAGGACGCCTTGAAGCCGCACAAGCGCATCACCCTCAAGTACCACCAGCCGGAGATGAGCTTTCTTGAGGGCGTGCTTTCGCGCGGGGACAGGCGCCTCGGCCCGGTCATCGAGACGGCCTATCGCAAGGGCGCGCTGTTCTCCAGCTGGAAGGACCACCTGAGGCTGGAGCACTACCTGGAAGCCCTTGCCGAGCACGGGTTGACGCCCGAGGAGTTCCAGGGCCCGCGAGACGTTGGCGCGCCGCTGCCCTGGGACCATCTGAGCTGCGGCGTGTCCCGCGATTTTCTGCTGCTGGAGCGCCGCCGCGCCCTGGAGGGCAAGATCACCCCGGACTGCCGCTACGGCGCGTGCAGGAACTGCGGGGTGTGCACCCTGGACGGCCGCGTGAGCGAGCTTTCCGTGCAGGCGCGTGATGCGGACATCCGCCCGCGCGTGGTGTTCGCCCGTCGCGACCAGGAAACGCCTGAACTGGAGCCGCGCGACCGCCAGGAGCCCCAAAACCCTGGGCAGATTTCGCCCGAGGCGGCCCTTGTCCAGGCGGCCCAGGCCGCGCGCGGCCATCAGCCCGGGCAAGGAGGCGGCCACGCCAGGCCCCAGCCGCCGGATCTCGGCCTTTCGGAGCGCAAGGCCCAGTACCGCATCTGGTACGAGAAGCGCGCCGAGGCCGCCTACCTGAGCCAGCTGGAATTGCAGAGCATTCTGGAGCGGGCGCTGCGGCGCACGCGCTTCCCCTTGTCCTTCAGCGCGGGCTTTCACCCCATGCCGCGCATCTCCTTTGGCCGGGCCTTGCCCGTGGGCGTGGAGAGCGTGAGCGAGTGGTTCACCCTCTGCCTGCGCGAGGCCCTGCCTGCGGAGCGCGTGCTCTCCGCCCTGGCCGCGCAGATGCCCCATGGCCTGGCCCCGTTCCGCATCGAGAACCTGCCCCCGCACCAGAAGACGGTGCAGGCCGTGGGCGAGAGCTTCCTTGTGCGCTATTCCGGGTCCGAGGCCGAGGTGGCGGCGTGGCGGGCGCGTTGGGCGGAGTTCCTGGCCAGGGACGTGGTGATGTTCGACCGCAAGAGCAAGAACGGCCCCAAGGCCACCAATCTGCGCGCGCTGGTGGCCGCCGCCGAGCCCAGGCCCGACGGCTCCGTGGCCCTGGCCCTGGATTGGAGCACGGACTACATGAGCCCGCAGGCCCTGGTGCTGGCGGTGAACGCGCCCATTTCGCCGCTCGCCGTGCGGCTGCTCAAGGTGGGCCAGCAGTTCGGCTAG
- the cbiR gene encoding cobamide remodeling phosphodiesterase CbiR — MPVVNSPTLSNKSCGLPWRTAAPSCVYPAGVAENCDLLAPFFDEIALAFFETDACLAYTRQDVPDSLTKLPVGWHMHLPLDLPWAAGTARVAEVALALARSVRFLSPRAFVLHPPAVPEQLAELAALLRQGGMAPQSLLVENIQGRDLEQLWPVIADADLGVCLDLGHMLVHGQEDFLTLPGLEARLSMVHLNAPDPEKPARHASLALLDAHGLAVMDRLLSLLAPGRVAVLELFGEAALFESLELLRAASARMGGRRP, encoded by the coding sequence ATGCCTGTCGTGAATTCCCCAACGCTTTCAAACAAAAGTTGTGGCCTGCCCTGGCGCACTGCCGCCCCTTCCTGCGTGTATCCCGCGGGAGTGGCGGAAAATTGTGACCTGCTCGCCCCGTTTTTCGACGAAATCGCACTGGCATTTTTCGAGACCGACGCCTGCCTAGCCTATACCCGGCAGGATGTGCCGGACAGCCTGACGAAGCTGCCCGTGGGCTGGCACATGCACCTGCCCCTGGATCTGCCCTGGGCGGCGGGAACCGCGCGCGTGGCCGAGGTGGCGCTCGCCCTGGCCCGAAGCGTGCGCTTCCTCTCGCCAAGGGCCTTTGTGCTGCACCCGCCCGCCGTGCCGGAGCAACTGGCCGAACTGGCCGCGCTGCTGCGCCAAGGCGGCATGGCCCCGCAATCGCTGCTGGTGGAGAACATCCAGGGCCGCGATTTGGAGCAGCTGTGGCCCGTCATAGCGGACGCCGACCTTGGCGTATGCCTGGACCTGGGCCACATGCTGGTGCACGGGCAGGAGGACTTCCTTACTCTGCCAGGGCTTGAGGCGCGGCTCTCCATGGTCCATCTGAACGCGCCGGACCCGGAGAAACCCGCCCGGCACGCATCGCTGGCCCTGCTGGACGCCCACGGCCTGGCCGTGATGGACCGGCTGCTCTCCCTGCTGGCCCCCGGCCGGGTTGCGGTGCTGGAACTCTTCGGCGAGGCGGCCCTGTTCGAATCGTTGGAGCTGCTGCGCGCGGCGAGCGCGCGGATGGGAGGCCGACGCCCGTGA
- a CDS encoding HD domain-containing phosphohydrolase has protein sequence MSPSRVVAMLALLFCAFVLPAAADEQVLRRSVLVLHSYGPDFSWTQDEHRGILSVLDSPQVQARYRVEYMDTKFQSSPGYLTQLLELYRAKFSGQRFDGVVVTDNNALDFATRHRTELFPGAFIAACGINDPASIPPGAEGMNIVIERVPHLRTLRAALRQNPGTHTIHVMVDNTLTGRFIRRDFQRQALELPSGVAVNILPVVPLPELIQFALKRQKGEIIYLLVYFQDESGRAYAPNEAPRAIAASSPVPVYVAWDFQMGTGVVGGCILNGEAHGRRAAEVLLDRMAGRRPPAVIDEPLGMAGAVFDYTALKRFGIDLALTPEGAVLLNKPTTFFERHRPVILAALGVIAVLSAIIALLGLNVRKQRRINRNNAEIMALNREMIEMQVELLSTLGQVIETRSRETANHVRRVAAYSGLLGRKYGLPPEEVMLLETVSPMHDVGKIGIPERILNKPSTLSPEEHDVVKHHTVIGHKILHASDHKLLCGARDIALQHHERWDGQGYPCGLKGEEISLLARITALADVYDALSSDRVYKKAWPRDEVLRHLREQSGAMFDPRLVDLFFENLPEIEAIKERLADEGCAGDISCPSGPVPCPLRCGERK, from the coding sequence ATGAGCCCCTCACGCGTGGTTGCCATGCTTGCGTTGCTGTTTTGCGCCTTCGTCCTGCCCGCCGCGGCGGATGAACAGGTGCTGCGCCGCAGTGTGCTGGTGCTCCATTCCTACGGGCCGGACTTCTCCTGGACCCAGGACGAGCACCGGGGCATTCTCTCCGTGCTGGACTCCCCGCAGGTGCAGGCGCGCTACCGCGTGGAGTATATGGACACCAAGTTCCAAAGCTCTCCGGGCTACCTGACCCAGTTGCTCGAACTGTACCGCGCCAAGTTTTCCGGCCAGCGCTTCGACGGCGTGGTCGTGACGGATAACAACGCCCTGGACTTCGCCACGCGGCACCGCACGGAACTCTTTCCCGGCGCCTTCATCGCCGCCTGCGGCATCAACGATCCGGCCTCCATTCCGCCCGGCGCCGAGGGCATGAACATCGTCATCGAGCGGGTGCCGCATCTGCGCACCTTGCGTGCGGCCCTGCGCCAGAACCCCGGCACGCACACCATCCACGTCATGGTGGACAATACCCTCACCGGGCGTTTCATCCGGCGCGACTTCCAGCGGCAGGCGCTGGAGCTTCCGTCCGGGGTCGCGGTCAACATCCTGCCTGTCGTGCCCCTGCCCGAACTCATCCAGTTCGCGCTCAAACGCCAAAAAGGCGAAATCATCTACCTGCTGGTCTATTTTCAGGATGAATCCGGCCGGGCCTACGCGCCGAACGAGGCGCCCAGGGCCATCGCCGCCAGTTCCCCCGTGCCCGTGTACGTGGCCTGGGACTTTCAGATGGGCACTGGCGTCGTGGGCGGTTGCATCCTGAACGGCGAGGCCCACGGCCGCCGGGCCGCCGAGGTGCTTTTGGACCGGATGGCGGGCAGACGGCCCCCAGCGGTCATCGACGAGCCCCTTGGCATGGCCGGGGCGGTCTTTGACTACACCGCGCTCAAGCGCTTCGGCATCGATCTTGCGCTTACGCCAGAGGGGGCGGTGCTGCTCAACAAGCCGACAACCTTTTTTGAGCGGCACCGGCCGGTGATCCTCGCCGCCCTGGGCGTCATCGCCGTGCTTTCGGCCATCATCGCCCTGCTGGGCTTGAACGTGCGCAAACAGCGCCGCATCAACAGGAACAACGCCGAGATCATGGCCCTGAACCGGGAGATGATCGAGATGCAGGTGGAGCTGCTCTCCACCCTGGGGCAGGTCATCGAGACGCGCTCTCGCGAGACGGCCAACCATGTGCGCCGTGTGGCCGCGTATTCCGGCCTTTTGGGCCGCAAGTACGGCCTGCCGCCGGAGGAGGTCATGCTCCTTGAGACCGTGTCGCCCATGCACGACGTGGGCAAGATCGGCATTCCGGAGCGCATTCTGAACAAGCCCAGCACCCTGAGCCCGGAGGAGCACGATGTGGTGAAGCACCACACGGTCATCGGGCACAAGATCTTGCACGCCAGCGACCACAAGCTGCTCTGCGGCGCGCGCGACATCGCCCTGCAGCACCACGAGCGTTGGGACGGCCAGGGCTACCCGTGCGGGCTCAAAGGCGAGGAGATCAGCCTGCTGGCGCGCATTACCGCCCTGGCCGACGTGTACGACGCCCTGTCCTCTGACCGGGTGTACAAGAAGGCCTGGCCCAGGGACGAGGTGCTCCGGCACCTGCGCGAGCAGAGCGGCGCCATGTTCGACCCGCGCCTGGTGGACCTCTTTTTCGAAAATTTGCCGGAGATCGAGGCCATCAAGGAACGCCTCGCCGACGAAGGCTGCGCCGGGGACATTTCCTGCCCTTCCGGCCCGGTTCCGTGCCCGCTGCGCTGCGGGGAGCGGAAATAA
- a CDS encoding (2Fe-2S)-binding protein encodes MTISFLLNGRPMTVDAAPDARAVDLLRGLGALDVKEGCGTGECGACSVLVDGVHKLSCLMLAVQLEGRAIMTASGLGTPEAPHPLQRAFADHGAVQCGFCTPGMTIAAAALLAENPQPTREETRRAISGNLCRCTGYVMIVDAVQAAAQEQREAKKRGAQ; translated from the coding sequence GTGACCATATCGTTTCTGCTCAACGGACGCCCCATGACCGTGGACGCGGCCCCGGACGCGCGCGCCGTGGACCTGCTGCGCGGGCTGGGCGCCCTGGACGTGAAGGAAGGCTGCGGCACGGGCGAGTGCGGGGCCTGCTCCGTGCTGGTGGATGGCGTGCACAAGCTCTCCTGCCTGATGCTGGCCGTCCAGTTGGAGGGCCGCGCCATCATGACCGCAAGCGGCCTGGGCACGCCCGAGGCCCCGCATCCCCTCCAGCGCGCCTTCGCCGACCACGGGGCCGTGCAGTGCGGCTTCTGCACGCCGGGCATGACCATCGCCGCGGCCGCGCTGTTGGCGGAAAATCCCCAGCCCACGCGGGAAGAGACGCGCCGGGCCATCTCCGGCAATCTGTGCCGCTGCACCGGCTACGTCATGATCGTGGACGCGGTGCAGGCCGCCGCGCAGGAACAACGCGAGGCCAAGAAGCGGGGCGCGCAATGA
- a CDS encoding ATP-binding cassette domain-containing protein — translation MALISVNNVNMSFGGPRLLDGISFQIEAGQRIAIVGRNGEGKSTLLRLISGDLTPDGGEISRAQGLKTARLSQKVPERLVGSVYEVVTQGLGELGLLMAQHHRAQAAGDEALLAQAQTAISDLGGWAAMADVDAAVSRLCLDPDRRFEELSGGLKRRALLARAIVSRPDLLLLDEPTNHLDLDSIAWLEEFLLRHVRTLVFITHDRMFLRRVATRIIELDRGRLADWSCDYDTFLARKEALLESEEKNWAEFDKKLAREEVWVRQGIKARRTRNEGRVRELKKLREERARRRERTGQASIAVQEAERSGRLVLEARGLGLAWPGSAEPVFRNLDLTVMRGDKIGVIGPNGAGKSSLIQTLLGRVAPSEGRLRLGTGLEVAYFDQHREELDPDKSVRESVADGADQVTVGGRTRHVMGYLKDFLFSSDRANSPVRVLSGGERNRLLLARLFTRPCNLLVMDEPTNDLDAETLELLEDRLVEFSGTLVIVSHDRAFLNNVVTSTLAFEGGGTVREYVGGYDDWLRQRPELAQAEAVPRDKPLRADRQPGATARLRKLSFKEQRELEELKAELEALPARLEVLEAQVGQASERLADPELYKGPSEAIASAKADLAALEAELASAFARWEAAEARERELSGIAQGQTQA, via the coding sequence ATGGCACTCATCAGCGTCAATAATGTGAACATGAGCTTCGGCGGCCCCAGGCTGCTGGACGGCATTTCCTTCCAGATAGAGGCGGGACAGCGCATCGCCATCGTGGGCAGAAACGGCGAGGGCAAGAGCACGCTGTTGCGCCTCATCTCCGGCGATTTGACCCCGGACGGCGGCGAGATTTCCCGCGCCCAGGGGCTCAAGACGGCGCGCCTGTCGCAGAAGGTGCCGGAGCGCCTGGTGGGCTCGGTCTACGAGGTGGTGACCCAGGGATTGGGCGAGCTGGGGCTGCTCATGGCGCAGCACCACCGCGCCCAGGCCGCCGGGGACGAGGCCCTGCTGGCCCAGGCCCAGACCGCCATCTCCGATCTCGGCGGCTGGGCGGCCATGGCCGATGTGGACGCGGCCGTGTCGCGCCTGTGCCTGGACCCGGACCGGCGTTTCGAGGAGCTGTCCGGCGGGCTCAAGCGCCGGGCGCTTTTGGCGCGGGCCATCGTGTCGCGCCCGGACCTGCTGCTTCTGGACGAACCCACCAATCACCTGGACCTGGACTCCATCGCCTGGCTGGAGGAGTTCCTGCTGCGCCACGTGAGGACGCTGGTGTTCATCACCCACGACCGCATGTTCCTGCGCCGCGTGGCCACGCGCATCATCGAGTTGGACCGGGGCCGCCTGGCCGACTGGTCCTGCGACTACGACACCTTTCTGGCCCGCAAGGAGGCCTTGCTGGAGTCCGAGGAGAAGAACTGGGCCGAGTTCGACAAGAAGCTCGCGCGCGAGGAGGTTTGGGTGCGGCAGGGCATCAAGGCCCGGCGCACCCGCAACGAGGGCCGCGTGCGCGAACTCAAGAAGCTGCGCGAGGAGCGCGCCCGCAGGCGCGAGCGCACGGGCCAGGCCAGCATCGCCGTGCAGGAGGCGGAACGCTCCGGTCGGCTGGTGCTCGAAGCCCGCGGCCTGGGCCTCGCCTGGCCGGGCAGCGCGGAGCCCGTGTTCCGGAACCTGGACCTCACGGTCATGCGCGGGGACAAGATCGGCGTCATCGGCCCCAATGGCGCGGGCAAGAGCAGTCTCATCCAGACCCTGCTGGGCCGCGTGGCCCCAAGCGAGGGCCGCCTGCGCCTGGGCACCGGCCTCGAAGTCGCCTACTTCGACCAGCACCGCGAGGAACTCGACCCGGACAAGAGCGTGCGCGAGAGCGTGGCCGACGGGGCCGACCAGGTGACCGTGGGCGGCCGCACGCGCCACGTCATGGGCTACCTCAAGGACTTCCTTTTTTCCTCCGACCGGGCCAACAGTCCGGTGCGCGTGCTCTCCGGCGGGGAAAGGAACCGCCTGCTGCTGGCCCGGCTGTTCACCCGGCCCTGCAACCTGCTGGTGATGGACGAGCCCACCAACGACCTGGACGCCGAGACCCTGGAGCTGTTGGAGGACCGATTGGTGGAGTTCTCCGGAACCCTTGTCATCGTCAGCCACGACCGCGCCTTTTTGAACAACGTGGTCACCAGCACCCTGGCCTTCGAGGGCGGCGGGACTGTGCGCGAGTATGTGGGCGGCTACGACGACTGGCTGCGCCAGCGACCGGAGCTTGCCCAGGCCGAGGCCGTCCCGCGCGACAAGCCGCTTCGGGCCGACAGGCAGCCCGGAGCCACCGCCCGGCTGCGCAAGCTCAGCTTCAAGGAACAGCGCGAGCTGGAGGAACTCAAGGCCGAGCTGGAGGCCCTGCCCGCGCGGCTGGAGGTGCTTGAGGCCCAGGTGGGGCAGGCGTCTGAGCGTCTGGCCGATCCGGAGCTGTACAAGGGGCCGAGCGAAGCCATCGCCAGCGCCAAGGCCGACCTGGCCGCGCTGGAGGCGGAGCTTGCGTCCGCCTTTGCCCGCTGGGAAGCCGCCGAGGCCAGGGAGCGCGAACTCTCCGGCATTGCGCAGGGGCAGACCCAGGCATAA
- a CDS encoding FAD binding domain-containing protein, with translation MRVLAPRDLPELFEALAQPGAKIMAGGTDLLVRLRQADQRGEPRPETLVRLGGISALHGVERRPCGALGLGAACTHAELLAHPLVRSELPELCAALCELGSPPIRNMGTLGGNICTASPAGDALPPLLALGAEVELASASGLRRVPLSEFITGPGRTRLAPGEVLTAVRARPTQGFQIRRFEKVGRRGALAVAVVSLAALVRLERGRVAEARLAWGSVGPTVWRCPEAETALVGERLGLSALTRAAKIVSHEVKPIDDSRASADYRRQVAGNLLLRLAVL, from the coding sequence ATGAGGGTGCTTGCTCCTCGCGACCTGCCGGAGCTTTTCGAGGCCCTGGCCCAGCCCGGCGCAAAGATCATGGCCGGAGGAACCGATTTGCTGGTGCGGCTGCGCCAGGCGGACCAGCGCGGAGAGCCGCGGCCCGAAACCCTGGTGCGCCTTGGGGGAATCTCCGCCCTGCACGGTGTGGAGCGCCGCCCCTGCGGGGCGCTGGGCCTGGGTGCGGCCTGCACCCATGCGGAACTGCTGGCCCACCCGCTGGTGCGCTCGGAGTTGCCGGAACTCTGCGCCGCGCTCTGCGAACTGGGCTCTCCGCCCATCCGCAACATGGGCACCCTGGGCGGGAACATCTGCACGGCCTCGCCCGCGGGCGACGCCCTGCCGCCGTTGCTGGCCCTGGGCGCGGAGGTCGAGCTGGCCTCGGCCTCGGGCCTACGGCGCGTGCCCCTTTCGGAGTTCATCACCGGGCCTGGGCGCACGCGCCTTGCTCCGGGCGAGGTGCTCACCGCGGTTCGCGCGCGGCCGACGCAAGGCTTTCAGATACGACGGTTCGAGAAGGTGGGGCGCAGGGGCGCGCTGGCCGTGGCCGTGGTGAGCCTGGCCGCACTGGTTCGGCTGGAGCGCGGCCGCGTGGCCGAGGCGCGCCTGGCCTGGGGCTCCGTGGGGCCGACAGTGTGGCGCTGCCCGGAGGCCGAGACGGCCCTGGTCGGCGAGCGCCTGGGACTCTCGGCCCTGACGCGCGCGGCCAAGATCGTCAGCCATGAAGTGAAGCCCATCGACGATAGTCGCGCCAGCGCGGACTACCGCCGTCAGGTGGCGGGCAACCTGCTGCTGCGCCTGGCTGTGCTGTAG